From a region of the Besnoitia besnoiti strain Bb-Ger1 chromosome I, whole genome shotgun sequence genome:
- a CDS encoding G-patch domain-containing protein (encoded by transcript BESB_008650) — protein sequence MSGDGSSAAGGSRRRGGSSFSFAASAREARKHEQIYGVFGGPVEPDDEEKTSHFLLDSSDDEASLYAGGGKVKGGAIKFVKGGVWKPSSAEGEAKKAGDGEANPEKKKKKRRKSSSPVREEKLAATEDDAEAEPEEDEGGVAGLSLHDQLLNAQVLKEVLGDAYESSEEEDEKEEKAKDAPAKTPSGVQGFQSAASSPPTASSSVSSDPAGDREAAREQKRRKLEGEAAAPAEAAKDGAEAALSSESDSCSSEEEERTGKSNRFEFSSDRAKGGAEGQRGDRDTASLKVERNTWGFAKMEKTYGVGFKLLKKMGFKGGGLGRHGTGVANPIEVRVREKNRGLQESGERVGRPSTGKGSTALDILLGKRDDAASGFSEAWKKGGDKLSAAERRKKRLAQTAAEIAAEGRLQAQRSRDKVAAASVRILDMTGPEIRVIQDKNDLRETLLHHKRVADGAADEDDDNILQGLAEGDGDETGRKKGAKLARDAPLRSLQLQLRHVIQNVQDELRRVVLEKKEQEANLLRYTEAPSDPGEADLDAEDVWDARENNDGEEKSHDPSAAAALERSIFASLRSARTLARRVSQVEDALRRLREKLDFSGGASHGAATCEEEEDRGGRAKERGGREEDRREASWGSRRRDGRSRDDEEDEERRRRRREKDEDDERRRRRKERDSAAAKGDEERSRERRGDDDREDDRRGSSQSEQKHREKSRESADSKERGNASEVRSRSASTPAERLSRDRSTSPRESPKAEASSNRLPRGAPSPSRAGDPFGLDEALELAKDLHTRCPLEFRMLHVPALLTAVLRPRLQRSLKNWRPLAPSRAASSSLESPSEPDFSTQLPVAVGRLVAFFSALQQREAAEVRALHLALARARGLDASEASASPDGLAVHSWLFPLLSGRVEGAVLQRRRQETFTFRLALDGNTAALRLRRLSPQASAESYRLGAYALEHVLRLTVLETLRTALVNDWEPDEGEGTRMKRAEESGESRGAAEAETGAAGSGETRGVCVLTLVERWLGALPPDAARYLIEDVILHKLLEAVDLWNPVKARVPIHTWLHPWLPHLTPVHLQLLSSPLRLKIGLALDAKWKATDRSAVNLLVPWKEIFDAYSFAALLQRSVMPKLHEHLLNMPIRPDKQNTDALHDVLVWAPLLPLEMLVNLFLTAFFPRWLQLLKVWISSTHADFTEILEWYSGWKEILPQALVTHPRVQGVFVEALQLMNYASAALGLPVVPQAPANGAAPLPPDASAFPHPPPATPRAVGPFPPRGDPGLGAGAAPAGPPPPMPPEGGPGDGGPAGAAPAVGAVSLLEYLEGLAKEKGLLFKPKLGRIEEGRQVYAYGRTNMYVKDKVIYVKGKAVSHWTAVEIEDLVKLATGELTKLGSSSSSYSGGRGK from the exons ATGAGCGGCGACGGAtcgtccgcggcgggcgggtctcgccggcgcggcggttcgtcgttttcttttgctgcctccgctcgcgaggcgcgcaagcATGAGCAGATCTACGGCGTGTTTGGAGGCCCCGTCGAGCCCGATgacgaggagaaaacgagtCACTTTCTGCTggacagcagcgacgacgaggcgagtctctacgcgggcggcgggaagGTGAAGGGCGGCGCGATCAAGTTCGTGAAGGGCGGCGTCTGGAAGcccagcagcgccgagggggaggcgaagaaggccggcgacggcgaagcgaaccccgagaaaaagaagaaaaaacgcagaaaatCTTCGTCGCCTGTGCGGGAGGAGAAACTCGCCGCGACCGAAGACGATGCGGAAGCCGAacccgaggaggacgaaggcggcgtcgccggcctctcgctCCACGACCAGCTGCTGAACGCTCAGGTGCTCAAAGAAGTTCTCGGCGACGCTTACGAGtcgagcgaggaagaagatgaaaaggaagaaaaggcaaaagacgcgccggcgaagacgcccaGCGGAGTGCAGGGATTCCAGTCTGCGGCGTCATCGCCTCCTACCGCCTCGTCGAGTGTCTCCAGCGATCCTgcgggcgaccgcgaggccgcgcgcgagcagaagcggaggaagctcGAGGGTGAGGCGGCTGCCCctgccgaggccgcgaaggacgGTGCAGAGGCAGCGTTGTCTTCAGAGAGCGATTCGTGtagcagcgaggaggaggagagaacCGGCAAGTCGAATCGCTTCGAATTCTCCAGCGACCgcgcgaagggcggcgctgaaggtcagcgaggcgacagagacaccGCGTCGCTCAAAGTTGAGAGAAACACGTGGGGATTCGCCAAAATGGAAAAAACGTACGGTGTGGGCTTCAAGCTGCTCAAAAAGATGGGCTTCAAAGGTGGAGGCCTTGGCCGCCACGGCACGGGGGTCGCTAACCCCATCGAAGTCCGCgtcagagagaaaaaccgcGGCCTGCAG GAGTCCGGTGAGCGCGTGGGACGTCCTTCTACGGGCAAGGGTTCGACAGCGCTCGACATTTTGCTGGGCAAGcgggacgacgcggcgagcggcttcTCCGAGGCTTggaagaagggcggcgacAAGTTGAGCGCAgccgagaggcggaagaaacggctggcgcagacggcggcggagatcGCGGCAGAGGgtcgtctgcaggcgcagcggagtcGTGATAAagtcgccgcggcttccgtCCGCATCCTGGACATGACCGGTCCCGAGATCCGCGTGATTCAGGACAAAAACGACCTGCGCGAGACGCTTCTTCACCACAAGCGCGTtgccgacggcgccgccgacgaggacgacgacaaCATCCTGCAGGGtctcgcggagggcgacggcgacgagacgGGGCGGAAGAAGGGCGCCAAGCTCGCACGCGATGCGCCGCTCcgcagcctgcagctgcagctgcgccacgTGATTCAGAATGTGCAGGACGAACTGAGACGCGTCGTCttggagaagaaggagcaaGAGGCGAATCTGCTGAGGTACACCGAGGCCCCCAGCGACCCAGGTGAAGCCGACCTCGACGCTGAGGACGTGTGGGACGCGAGGGAGAAcaacgacggcgaggagaagagccACGacccgagcgccgcggcggcccttGAGCGCTCCATCTTTGCTTCGttgcgcagcgcccgcacccttgcgcggcgcgtgagcCAAGTCGAGgacgctctgcggcgcctgaggGAGAAGCTTGACTTCAGCGGCGGGGCGTCGCACGGAGCCGCGAcctgcgaggaggaggaggacagaggaggcagagcgaaggagcgaggcggcagggaggaagaccggcgcgaggcgtccTGGGgaagccggcgccgcgacgggcGATCGcgggacgacgaagaagacgaagagcgacgccgcagacgcagagagaaagacgaggacgacgaacgacggagaaggcgaaaagagagagactctgccgccgccaagggagacgaggagaggtCCAGAGAGCgcaggggcgacgacgaccgAGAGGACGACCGACGCGGCTCGTCGCAGAGCGAGCAGAAGCACCGAGAGAAGTCGCGAGAGTCTGCAGATTCGAAGGAACGAGGCAACGCCAGTGAAGTGAGGAGTCGCAGCGCGAGCACGCCGGCCGAGAGACTCAGCCGAGACCGGAGTACGAGCCCGCGGGAAAGCccgaaggcggaggcctccAGCAATCGCCTGCCACGCGGCGCTCCATCGCCCAGTCGCGCCGGCGATCCCTTTGGGCTCGACGAAGCCTTGGAGCTGGCGAAAGACTTACACACGCGGTGTCCTCTCGAATTCCGCATGCTCCACGTCCCCGCCCTCCTCACGGCGGTgcttcgcccgcggctccagcGCTCGCTCAAAAACTggcggccgctcgcgccgtctcgggcggcctcttcgtcgctggAAAGTCCCTCAGAGCCCGACTTCAGCACGCAGTTGCCCGTGGCAGTCGGGCGCCTGGTTGCCTTCTTTTCTGCTCTTCAACAGCGCGAAGCGGCAGAAGTCCGCGCGCTGCacctggcgctcgcgcgggcgcgagggctgGACGCGTCggaggcctcggcgtcgcccgacGGGCTGGCGGTGCACTCGTGGCTTTTCCCGCTTCTTTCGGGGCGGGTCGAGGGCGCAgttctgcagcgccggcggcaagaGACCTTCAcctttcgcctcgcgctggaTGGCAacacggcggcgctgcggctgcggcggctgtctccgcaggcgtCCGCAGAGTCCTACCGCCTCGGCGCGTACGCACTGGAGCACGTGCTGCGGCTGACGGTGTTGGAGACTCTGCGGACGGCGCTGGTCAACGACTGGGAgcccgacgagggcgagggcacACGGAtgaagcgcgcggaggagagcggagagagccgtggcgcggctgaggcggagacgggcgcggcggggtcTGGCGAGACCCGCGGGGTTTGCGTGCTGACGTTGGTCGAGCGGTGGCTGGGGGCGCTTCCgccagacgcggcgcggtATTTGATTGAAGACGTGATTCTGCACAAGTTGCTGGAAGCTGTAGACCTCTGGAACCCGGTCAAGGCACGCGTGCCGATTCACACCTGGTTGCATCCCTGGCTACCGCACCTCACGCCCGTCCATCTGCAGCTCCTCTCTTCACCACTGCGGCTCAAGATCGGGCTCGCGCTGGACGCCAAGTGGAAGGCGACGGACCGCAGCGCAGTGAACCTGTTGGTGCCGTGGAAGGAGATCTTCGACGCCTacagcttcgccgcgcttctgcagcggtCTGTCATGCCCAAGCTCCACGAGCACCTGCTCAACATGCCGATCCGACCCGATAAACAAAACACTGACGCCCTCCACGACGTCCTCGTTTGGGCGCCGCTCCTCCCCCTGGAGATGCTTGTCAACCTTTTCCTCACAGCCTTCTTCCCGCgctggctgcagctgctcaaaGTGTGGATCAGCTCGACGCATGCCGACTTCACCGAAATCCTGGAGTGGTATTCGGGTTGGAAAGAAAtcctgccgcaggcgctggtaACCCACCCCCGCGTCCAAGGCGTCttcgtcgaggcgctgcagctcatGAACtacgcgtccgccgcgctcgggCTTCCTGTCGTTCCTCAAGCCCCcgcgaacggcgccgcgccgctgccgcccgacgcctccgccttcccgcacccgccgcccgccacgcCCCGGGCCGTCGGGCCCTTCCCGCCCCGCGGGGATCCCGGCTtgggcgctggcgccgcccccgcgggTCCGCCGCCCCCGATGCCCCCCGAGGGGGGCcctggcgacggcggacccgcgggggcggcgcccgcagtgGGCGCAGTCAGCCTGCTCGAGTACCTGGAAGGgctcgcgaaggagaagggcCTGCTGTTCAAGCCGAAGCTGGGTCGAATCGAGGAGGGCAGGCAAGTCTACGCCTACGGGAGGACAAACATGTATGTGAAGGACAAAGTCATCTACGTCAAGGGAAAGGCCGTGTCTCACTGGACGGCGGTGGAAATCGAAGACCTCGTGAAACTTGCAACCGGCGAGTTGACCAAACTGgggtcgtcctcttcgtcgtacTCCGGGGGAAGGGGTAAGTAG